One Nicotiana sylvestris chromosome 12, ASM39365v2, whole genome shotgun sequence genomic window carries:
- the LOC104245600 gene encoding oxysterol-binding protein-related protein 1D isoform X1, protein MNPLCCIAPVSIDRDKGNPAVVKSQSVTQSQLGFDNNAAVKPLSFSSRQSFSNAQVNADSDSGLAHEIEDNWNDSRECSNKGYSCGNGSVSVAGVLYKWVNYGKGWRARWFVLEDGVLSYYKVHGPDKIAMSPGKEKGLKVIGDESWRYMRKANNRPYGSNKWKPFGEIHLKVSSVRASKSDDKRLSIFTGTKTLHLRCQSREDRTAWIEALGVAKDQFPRLLSSGDFASSEDFIVSTEQLRSRLVQEGIGEAVIKDCESIMLHEVAELQNQLKALQVKHIMLLDTLRQLETEKIELETTVVDETKERDSCCGQGRRFSDFYSIMSEGSASDSDADNESRYGVDVETDEEDGAFFDTNDFMSAESLRSASYRSREGAGNACSSLTFENENLSGHTREVGIEVKAIKYPYIKRRDSLPEPKEKEKPVGLWSIIKDNIGKDLSGVCLPVYFNEPLSSLQKCFEDLEYSHLVDQALEWGKQGNDLMRILKIAAFAVSGYASTEGRQCKPFNPLLGETYEADYPDKGLRFFSEKVSHHPMVVACHCEGRGWKFWADSNLKGKFWGRSIQLDPVGVLTLQFEDGETFQWSKVTTSIYNIIIGKIYCDHYGTMRIKGSGKYSCKIKFKEQSIIDRNPHQVHGFVQDNRTGEKVAMLLGKWDEAMYYVLGDPTTKPKGYDPMTEAILLWERDKSNPKTRYNLTPFAISLNELTPGLREKLPPTDSRLRPDQRHLENGEYELANAEKLRLEQLQRQARKLQERGWRPRWFSKDEDGCYHYGGGYWEAREKHNWEDISDIFGQTSDPSPIIEE, encoded by the exons ATGAATCCACTGTGTTGCATTGCACCGGTGTCGATCGATCGCGATAAAGGAAATCCGGCGGTGGTAAAGTCACAGTCCGTGACTCAAAGTCAGCTAGGGTTTGATAACAATGCGGCTGTGAAGCCATTGAGTTTCAGCTCGAGACAAAGCTTTTCTAATGCacaggtgaatgctgattcggaTTCGGGTTTGGCTCATGAAATCGAAGACAACTGGAATGATTCGAGAGAATGTAGTAATAAAGGTTACAGCTGTGGAAATGGAAGTGTTAGTGTAGCTGGAGTGTTATATAAATGGGTGAATTATGGGAAAGGATGGCGTGCGAGATGGTTTGTGCTAGAAGATGGGGTGTTGTCCTATTATAAGGTTCATGGACCGGATAAAATTGCTATGAGTCCAGGGAAAGAAAAGGGGTTAAAGGTTATCGGGGATGAGTCTTGGAGGTATATGAGGAAGGCTAACAATCGACCGTATGGATCCAACAAGTGGAAACCATTTGGGGAAATACATTTGAAG GTCTCCTCAGTCAGGGCGAGCAAGTCAGATGACAAGAGGCTTTCCATATTCACGGGAACAAAGACACTCCATTTGCGATGTCAATCTAGAGAGGATAGGACAGCATGGATTGAGGCTCTTGGGGTTGCGAAAGATCAGTTCCCCAGGTTGTTGTCAAGTGGTGATTTTGCATCTTCCGAAGATTTTATCGTTTCAACAGAGCAGCTACGATCAAGATTGGTACAAGAAGGGATTGGTGAGGCAGTTATAAAAGATTGTGAGTCTATCATGCTACATGAGGTCGCTGAGCTGCAAAATCAGTTGAAGGCTCTTCAAGTTAAGCATATTATGCTGCTGGACACCTTAAGACAGTTAGAG ACGGAGAAAATTGAGCTGGAAACAACTGTTGTGGATGAAACAAAAGAACGAGATTCATGTTGTGGACAAGGTCGAAGATTTAGTG ATTTCTATTCCATTATGTCTGAGGGCAGTGCTAGCGACTCTGATGCTGACAATGAAAGCCGATATGGAGTAGATGTTGAAACAGATGAAGAAGATGGTGCATTTTTTGATACTAATGATTTTATGTCTGCTGAATCTCTTAGAAGTGCTTCTTATCGCAGTAGAGAGGGTGCTGGAAATGCTTGTAGTTCATTAACGTTTGAGAATGAGAACCTCTCTGGTCATACAAGGGAAGTGGGGATAGAAGTGAAGGCAATCAAATATCCCTATATCAAAAGAAGGGATAGTCTGCCAGAACCGAAGGAAAAAGAGAAGCCAGTTGGTTTGTGGTCAATAATCAAGGATAATATTGGGAAAGACCTCTCTGGTGTGTGTCTTCCAGTATACTTCAATGAGCCTCTATCTTCACTGCAGAAatgctttgaagatttggagtaCTCACACCTGGTTGATCAGGCACTGGAGTGGGGAAAGCAG GGGAATGATTTGATGAGAATCCTTAAGATTGCAGCTTTTGCTGTATCTGGTTATGCATCGACTGAAGGCAGGCAATGCAAACCTTTTAATCCTCTACTTGGTGAAACCTACGAGGCAGATTATCCAGACAAGGGGCTACGCTTCTTTTCTGAAAAA GTTAGTCATCATCCCATGGTTGTTGCATGCCACTGTGAGGGCAGAGGGTGGAAATTCTGGGCAGATTCTAATCTCAAAGGGAAGTTCTGGGGACGTTCAATTCAGCTTGATCCTGTGGGGGTTCTAACCCTGCAGTTTGAAGATGGCGAGACATTTCAGTGGAGCAAAGTTACTACTTCTATTTACAATATAATAATTGGCAAAATCTACTGCGATCACTATGGCACTATGCGGATCAAAGGCAGTGGTAAATATTCTTGCAAGATCAAATTCAAGGAGCAGTCTATTATTGACCGAAATCCTCATCAG GTTCATGGATTTGTGCAAGACAACAGGACAGGAGAAAAAGTGGCCATGTTATTGGGGAAGTGGGATGAAGCAATGTATTACGTGTTGGGAGATCCAACTACAAAGCCAAAGGGTTATGATCCGATGACTGAAGCCATATTGTTGTGGGAGAGGGACAAATCTAATCCTAAAACAAGATACAACCTCACACCTTTTGCAATATCTTTAAATGAATTGACACCTGGCTTAAGAGAGAAGCTGCCACCAACCGACTCAAGGCTGAGGCCTGATCAGCGCCACTTAGAGAACGGAGAGTACGAGCTGGCTAATGCGGAGAAGCTCAGACTTGAACAGTTGCAGAGACAG GCAAGGAAACTACAGGAGAGAGGTTGGCGACCAAGATGGTTTTCCAAGGATGAGGATGGTTGTTATCACTATGGTGGTGGATACTGGGAAGCAAGGGAGAAACATAACTGGGAGGATATCTCTGATATATTTGGGCAGACTAGTGATCCTTCTCCAATAATCGAGGAGTAA
- the LOC104245600 gene encoding oxysterol-binding protein-related protein 1D isoform X2 yields the protein MPVSVELPLLVVGCGYIYSDQLAKLQQYVIQVSSVRASKSDDKRLSIFTGTKTLHLRCQSREDRTAWIEALGVAKDQFPRLLSSGDFASSEDFIVSTEQLRSRLVQEGIGEAVIKDCESIMLHEVAELQNQLKALQVKHIMLLDTLRQLETEKIELETTVVDETKERDSCCGQGRRFSDFYSIMSEGSASDSDADNESRYGVDVETDEEDGAFFDTNDFMSAESLRSASYRSREGAGNACSSLTFENENLSGHTREVGIEVKAIKYPYIKRRDSLPEPKEKEKPVGLWSIIKDNIGKDLSGVCLPVYFNEPLSSLQKCFEDLEYSHLVDQALEWGKQGNDLMRILKIAAFAVSGYASTEGRQCKPFNPLLGETYEADYPDKGLRFFSEKVSHHPMVVACHCEGRGWKFWADSNLKGKFWGRSIQLDPVGVLTLQFEDGETFQWSKVTTSIYNIIIGKIYCDHYGTMRIKGSGKYSCKIKFKEQSIIDRNPHQVHGFVQDNRTGEKVAMLLGKWDEAMYYVLGDPTTKPKGYDPMTEAILLWERDKSNPKTRYNLTPFAISLNELTPGLREKLPPTDSRLRPDQRHLENGEYELANAEKLRLEQLQRQARKLQERGWRPRWFSKDEDGCYHYGGGYWEAREKHNWEDISDIFGQTSDPSPIIEE from the exons ATGCCTGTATCTGTCGAATTACCTCTACTTGTGGTAGGCTGTGGGTATATATATTCTGATCAACTAGCAAAACTACAACAATATGTCATACAGGTCTCCTCAGTCAGGGCGAGCAAGTCAGATGACAAGAGGCTTTCCATATTCACGGGAACAAAGACACTCCATTTGCGATGTCAATCTAGAGAGGATAGGACAGCATGGATTGAGGCTCTTGGGGTTGCGAAAGATCAGTTCCCCAGGTTGTTGTCAAGTGGTGATTTTGCATCTTCCGAAGATTTTATCGTTTCAACAGAGCAGCTACGATCAAGATTGGTACAAGAAGGGATTGGTGAGGCAGTTATAAAAGATTGTGAGTCTATCATGCTACATGAGGTCGCTGAGCTGCAAAATCAGTTGAAGGCTCTTCAAGTTAAGCATATTATGCTGCTGGACACCTTAAGACAGTTAGAG ACGGAGAAAATTGAGCTGGAAACAACTGTTGTGGATGAAACAAAAGAACGAGATTCATGTTGTGGACAAGGTCGAAGATTTAGTG ATTTCTATTCCATTATGTCTGAGGGCAGTGCTAGCGACTCTGATGCTGACAATGAAAGCCGATATGGAGTAGATGTTGAAACAGATGAAGAAGATGGTGCATTTTTTGATACTAATGATTTTATGTCTGCTGAATCTCTTAGAAGTGCTTCTTATCGCAGTAGAGAGGGTGCTGGAAATGCTTGTAGTTCATTAACGTTTGAGAATGAGAACCTCTCTGGTCATACAAGGGAAGTGGGGATAGAAGTGAAGGCAATCAAATATCCCTATATCAAAAGAAGGGATAGTCTGCCAGAACCGAAGGAAAAAGAGAAGCCAGTTGGTTTGTGGTCAATAATCAAGGATAATATTGGGAAAGACCTCTCTGGTGTGTGTCTTCCAGTATACTTCAATGAGCCTCTATCTTCACTGCAGAAatgctttgaagatttggagtaCTCACACCTGGTTGATCAGGCACTGGAGTGGGGAAAGCAG GGGAATGATTTGATGAGAATCCTTAAGATTGCAGCTTTTGCTGTATCTGGTTATGCATCGACTGAAGGCAGGCAATGCAAACCTTTTAATCCTCTACTTGGTGAAACCTACGAGGCAGATTATCCAGACAAGGGGCTACGCTTCTTTTCTGAAAAA GTTAGTCATCATCCCATGGTTGTTGCATGCCACTGTGAGGGCAGAGGGTGGAAATTCTGGGCAGATTCTAATCTCAAAGGGAAGTTCTGGGGACGTTCAATTCAGCTTGATCCTGTGGGGGTTCTAACCCTGCAGTTTGAAGATGGCGAGACATTTCAGTGGAGCAAAGTTACTACTTCTATTTACAATATAATAATTGGCAAAATCTACTGCGATCACTATGGCACTATGCGGATCAAAGGCAGTGGTAAATATTCTTGCAAGATCAAATTCAAGGAGCAGTCTATTATTGACCGAAATCCTCATCAG GTTCATGGATTTGTGCAAGACAACAGGACAGGAGAAAAAGTGGCCATGTTATTGGGGAAGTGGGATGAAGCAATGTATTACGTGTTGGGAGATCCAACTACAAAGCCAAAGGGTTATGATCCGATGACTGAAGCCATATTGTTGTGGGAGAGGGACAAATCTAATCCTAAAACAAGATACAACCTCACACCTTTTGCAATATCTTTAAATGAATTGACACCTGGCTTAAGAGAGAAGCTGCCACCAACCGACTCAAGGCTGAGGCCTGATCAGCGCCACTTAGAGAACGGAGAGTACGAGCTGGCTAATGCGGAGAAGCTCAGACTTGAACAGTTGCAGAGACAG GCAAGGAAACTACAGGAGAGAGGTTGGCGACCAAGATGGTTTTCCAAGGATGAGGATGGTTGTTATCACTATGGTGGTGGATACTGGGAAGCAAGGGAGAAACATAACTGGGAGGATATCTCTGATATATTTGGGCAGACTAGTGATCCTTCTCCAATAATCGAGGAGTAA